Proteins encoded together in one ANME-2 cluster archaeon window:
- a CDS encoding GMP synthase subunit A — translation MSDLKILVVNNYGQFCHLIHRAVRDLDIESNIIANTLSNEEILAMEPDGLIISGGPSIDRVGRAEEMVQELDLPILGICLGHQLIARACGGEIATGHKGGYAAVQVEIIDEDEILKELGPSTIVWASHADEVTGLPPDFVQLARSDVCEIEAMRHKTRPLFGVQWHPEVSHTEKGDELLLNFFRVCDGY, via the coding sequence ATGAGTGACCTGAAGATCCTTGTAGTAAACAACTACGGCCAGTTCTGCCACCTCATCCACAGGGCTGTGCGCGACCTGGATATAGAGAGCAACATTATTGCCAATACCCTTAGCAATGAAGAGATACTTGCAATGGAACCTGACGGCCTTATCATCAGCGGCGGGCCAAGCATAGACCGCGTAGGCCGGGCTGAAGAGATGGTGCAGGAACTTGACCTGCCCATACTTGGCATCTGCCTGGGTCACCAGTTGATAGCAAGGGCCTGCGGCGGCGAGATTGCCACAGGACACAAGGGCGGGTATGCTGCCGTCCAGGTGGAGATAATAGATGAGGATGAAATATTGAAGGAACTGGGACCCAGCACCATTGTATGGGCGTCCCATGCCGATGAGGTCACAGGCCTGCCGCCTGACTTCGTGCAACTGGCCCGCAGTGATGTGTGTGAGATCGAGGCCATGCGGCACAAGACCAGGCCGCTGTTCGGTGTGCAGTGGCACCCTGAAGTAAGCCATACCGAAAAAGGGGATGAGCTTCTCTTGAACTTCTTCAGGGTGTGTGATGGATATTGA
- a CDS encoding class I SAM-dependent methyltransferase family protein → MKALVVPKEQAEAVRLRLLEQGCLDTKRKLSKRGKHLEIPITGAVPPEFKSYPVVWPDDAKYYEPEPTLRDLMRAHLDNDKLALLPGGWQMIGDIVVIYLHSDLYPERKQVGDAMFKLYPNCKSVYLDKGISGKLRRPGRELVVVRDWVDDPAITVHNENGCRFRLDVTKVMFSKGNLQEKMRMSRLGKGDVVVDMFAGIGYFTIPIAVHSHPDKIIAIEINPESYHYLVENIRLNGVEGIVDPVLGDCAEMTPVLSADRVIMGYVGNTRHYLEYGIKALRSGGILHYHDTVPVHLVPSKPTGQIRDEACKQGRRAEILDWHRIKKYSPGVWHVVVDAMIT, encoded by the coding sequence ATGAAGGCGCTGGTGGTACCAAAAGAGCAAGCAGAAGCTGTCAGGCTGAGACTGCTTGAGCAGGGGTGCCTGGATACAAAGCGTAAATTATCTAAAAGGGGGAAGCACCTGGAAATCCCAATTACCGGGGCGGTCCCGCCTGAATTTAAGTCTTACCCGGTCGTTTGGCCTGATGATGCTAAATACTACGAACCTGAACCCACTCTGAGGGACCTGATGAGGGCGCATCTGGATAATGATAAACTGGCACTGCTGCCAGGGGGTTGGCAGATGATCGGTGATATTGTTGTCATTTACCTGCACAGTGACCTGTATCCGGAGAGAAAACAAGTGGGTGATGCAATGTTTAAGCTATACCCGAACTGCAAGAGCGTATATCTGGACAAGGGCATAAGTGGAAAACTGCGGCGTCCCGGACGGGAACTGGTGGTTGTCAGGGATTGGGTGGATGACCCTGCCATTACGGTGCATAACGAGAATGGATGCAGGTTCAGGCTGGATGTTACTAAGGTTATGTTCAGTAAGGGCAATTTGCAGGAGAAGATGAGGATGAGCCGGCTGGGGAAAGGTGATGTTGTGGTGGATATGTTCGCAGGTATCGGGTATTTCACCATACCAATAGCGGTTCACTCACATCCTGATAAAATAATTGCCATCGAAATAAATCCCGAATCCTACCATTACCTTGTGGAGAATATTCGGCTCAATGGCGTTGAGGGAATTGTGGACCCGGTACTTGGGGATTGTGCTGAAATGACACCGGTCTTATCAGCAGACCGGGTGATAATGGGGTATGTGGGTAATACCCGTCATTATCTCGAATATGGTATAAAAGCGCTGAGATCCGGGGGAATCCTGCACTACCATGATACCGTGCCTGTACACCTGGTACCGTCCAAACCCACTGGCCAGATCAGGGACGAAGCCTGTAAACAGGGCCGCCGGGCTGAAATACTGGACTGGCACAGGATCAAGAAATATTCTCCGGGCGTATGGCATGTGGTGGTAGATGCCATGATAACATGA
- a CDS encoding NMD protein affecting ribosome stability and mRNA decay — protein MKNLACPICGRPADNLINGRCKDCFLKTFTLARIPHIVRTIICPLCASVKKGGHWEGNTAELEDVIQEGIKEALKLNSDAGDAHVSIDLTNSDPSIYHAGIRIDASVKEIRTNAALKTEVRVSRETCDTCSRIAGGYYEAMVQVRAEGRFPDEEEQLQLVELIEEVIERQYRKGYRLAFITKVDELPEGTDVYIGSNSSARQACKLAAERFGCSYSESPSLVGKKDGKDIYRITYSLRLPRFVPGDIINAGGDTVLIRHSGKRTSGLLLGSGLEFSENTNRLKDAVKIADMGDAVDTVLISVEDDIVQVMHPTTFKPVTLKKPAHLSGRGGEDIRIVIISDEVFILPPYQENE, from the coding sequence ATGAAAAATCTGGCATGCCCCATATGCGGCCGTCCCGCAGACAACCTAATAAATGGCAGATGTAAGGACTGCTTTCTCAAAACCTTTACCCTGGCCCGGATACCCCATATAGTCCGCACTATTATCTGCCCTTTATGCGCTTCAGTGAAAAAAGGCGGGCACTGGGAAGGAAATACTGCTGAACTTGAAGATGTCATACAGGAAGGGATCAAAGAAGCACTCAAGCTCAATTCCGATGCAGGGGACGCACATGTCTCGATCGATCTCACCAATAGCGACCCGTCCATATACCATGCAGGCATCAGGATAGATGCCAGCGTCAAGGAAATCAGGACCAATGCAGCACTCAAAACAGAAGTGCGGGTCTCAAGAGAGACCTGCGACACCTGCAGCCGGATAGCAGGTGGCTATTACGAGGCAATGGTCCAGGTGAGGGCAGAAGGGCGCTTTCCGGATGAAGAAGAACAGTTGCAGCTTGTTGAGTTAATTGAAGAAGTGATCGAGCGGCAGTACAGGAAAGGATACCGGCTGGCTTTTATCACAAAAGTCGATGAACTGCCTGAAGGGACGGATGTATATATTGGTTCCAACAGTTCTGCACGGCAGGCATGCAAACTGGCAGCCGAACGTTTCGGGTGCAGTTATTCGGAATCCCCCTCCCTGGTTGGTAAAAAGGACGGCAAGGATATCTACAGGATCACATACAGTCTAAGGCTGCCTAGGTTCGTACCCGGTGATATTATCAATGCAGGCGGAGATACCGTACTTATCAGGCATTCCGGCAAGAGGACATCAGGATTGCTTCTCGGGTCCGGGCTGGAGTTCTCTGAGAATACCAACAGGTTAAAGGATGCTGTGAAGATCGCAGATATGGGAGATGCAGTGGATACGGTGCTGATTTCGGTAGAAGATGATATCGTGCAGGTAATGCATCCTACGACATTCAAGCCCGTAACATTGAAAAAACCGGCACACCTGTCCGGCAGGGGCGGTGAGGATATCAGGATCGTTATTATCAGTGATGAAGTATTCATATTGCCGCCATATCAGGAAAATGAATGA